A region from the Acyrthosiphon pisum isolate AL4f chromosome A1, pea_aphid_22Mar2018_4r6ur, whole genome shotgun sequence genome encodes:
- the LOC100161529 gene encoding 1,5-anhydro-D-fructose reductase translates to MSTSTSVKMVKFNNGQQYPMLGLGTWQATPELKESQQTEIYDAVKSAIDIGYRHFDCAAFYNNENSIGKAIAEKIKEGVIKREELYITSKLWNNNHKPKDVEVALKNSLKLLGLDYLDLYLIHWPVATTEYPIEKDSEGRFIGTDDSYLDTWKAMEQCVQSGLTKSIGISNFNIKQTKEILEIATIKPVVNQVENNPYITQNKLKEICESNGILLTAYGPLGSPYRGANSKGLVLLDEPIIKKIADKYEKTNAQVLIRFQVQRGVIVIPKSSNPERQKENFDVWDFEMSKEDMDLLESLNQNLRYVLLEPGMHLKDYPFNEEP, encoded by the exons ATGTCGACGTCTACATCAGTGAAAATGGTGAAGTTCAACAATGGCCAACAGTATCCAATGTTAGGTTTGGGCACTTGGCAG gccACACCTGAATTAAAAGAATCTCAACAGACAGAGATTTACGATGCTGTAAAAAGTGCAATTGATATAGGATATCGTCATTTTGATTGTGCAGCTTTTTACAATAATGAAAATTCCATAGGAAAGGCTATTgctgaaaaaattaaagaaggAGTCATAAAAAGAgaagaattatatattactagtaag cTATGGAATAACAATCATAAACCCAAAGACGTTGAAGTTGCATTGAAGAATAGCTTGAAGTTATTGGGTTTAGATTACCTAGATTTATACCTTATTCATTGGCCAGTTGCGACTAct gaatATCCGATTGAAAAAGACAGTGAAGGGAGGTTTATTGGCACTGATGATTCTTATTTAGACACATGGAAGGCTATGGAACAATGTGTCCAATCAGGACTCACAAAATCAAtaggaatttcaaattttaatatcaaacaaaCAAAAGAAATTTTAGAAATAGCAACAATAAAACCAGTTGTTAATCAG gTTGAAAATAATCCTTATATTACtcaaaataaacttaaagaAATTTGTGAGAGTAATGGAATTCTATTAACTGCTTATGGACCTTTGGGATCACCTTACAGAGGTGCAAACTCAAAAGGATTAGTACTCTTAGATGaaccaattattaaaaaaattgccgACAAGTATGAGAAGACCAATGCTCAAGTATTAATTCGTTTTCAG GTTCAAAGAGGTGTTATAGTCATACCCAAATCATCTAATCCAGAAagacaaaaagaaaattttgatGTCTGGGATTTTGAAATGAGCAAGGAGGATATGGATTTACTGGAGTCATTGAACCAGAATCTACGTTATGTTCTTTTAGAACC gggaaTGCATTTGAAAGACTATCCATTTAACGAAGAACCATGA